The proteins below are encoded in one region of Diceros bicornis minor isolate mBicDic1 chromosome 14, mDicBic1.mat.cur, whole genome shotgun sequence:
- the SERPINB9 gene encoding serpin B9, which translates to MDALSEANGTFALRLLKILCQDNPSHNVFYSPVSISSALAMVFLGAKGNTAAQMAQVLSLNTDKDIHQGFQSLLAEVNKPGVHYLLRTANRLFGEKTCEFLSTFKESCLQFYHAELEQLSFAKAAEQSRKRINTWVSKKTEGKIRELLPGNSVDAQTRLVLVNAIYFKGRWNEQFNKTYTREMPFKINQKEQRPVQMMFQEATFQLAYIEEVQAQLLELPYMDEELSMVILLPDDSVDLNSVEKNLTFEKFIAWTKPDCMKSTEVEVFLPRFKLEEEYDMESVLQHLGILDAFQQGKADFSAMSAERDLCLSKFVHKSFVEVNEEGTEATAASAMVVVECCMEFGPRFCADHPFLFFIRHNKANSILFCGRFSSP; encoded by the exons ATGGACGCTCTTTCTGAAGCAAATGGCACATTTGCACTCCGCCTTTTAAAGATACTGTGTCAAGACAACCCTTCACACAATGTGTTTTATTCTCCTGTGAGCATTTCCTCTGCCCTGGCCATGGTCTTCCTGGGGGCAAAAGGAAACACCGCTGCCCAGATGGCCCAG GTGCTTTCTTTAAACACAGATAAAGACATTCATCAGGGATTCCAGTCCCTTCTCGCTGAAGTAAACAAGCCCGGCGTTCATTACTTGCTCCGAACAGCCAACAGGCTCTTTGGAGAAAAGACTTGTGAATTCCTCTCA ACCTTCAAGGAATCCTGTCTTCAATTCTACCATGCTGAGCTGGAGCAGCTTTCCTTTGCCAAAGCTGCAGAGCAGTCCAGGAAACGTATAAACACTTGGGTCTCAAAAAAGACTGAAG GTAAAATTCGAGAGTTGTTGCCAGGTAACTCAGTTGATGCGCAGACCAGGCTGGTTCTTGTCAACGCCATCTACTTCAAAGGAAGGTGGAATGAACAGTTCAACAAAACGTACACAAGGGAAATGCCTTTTAAAATAAACCAG AAGGAGCAAAGACCTGTGCAGATGATGTTTCAGGAAGCCACGTTTCAACTTGCCTACATTGAGGAGGTGcaggcccagctcctggagctgcCCTACATGGACGAGGAGCTGAGCATGGTCATTCTGCTCCCTGACGACAGTGTGGATCTAAACTCG GTGGAAAAAAATCTCACTTTTGAGAAATTCATAGCCTGGACCAAGCCAGACTGTATGAAGAGCACTGAAGTTGAAGTTTTCCTTCCAAGATTTAAACTTGAAGAGGAGTATGACATGGAATCTGTGCTTCAGCATTTGGGGATACTTGATGCCTTTCAACAGGGCAAGGCTGACTTTTCAGCAATGTCAGCCGAGAGAGACCTGTGTCTGTCCAAGTTTGTGCACAAGAGTTTTGTGGAGGTGAATGAGGAAGGCACGGAGGCCACGGCTGCTTCAGCCATGGTGGTTGTGGAATGTTGCATGGAATTTGGACCACGGTTCTGTGCTGACCAtcccttccttttcttcattaGGCACAACAAAGCCAACAGCATTCTGTTCTGTGGCAGGTTTTCCTCTCCGTAA